The following are encoded in a window of Gossypium raimondii isolate GPD5lz chromosome 13, ASM2569854v1, whole genome shotgun sequence genomic DNA:
- the LOC105782806 gene encoding uncharacterized protein LOC105782806 — MEELGSSWNYQEDFDELNLKLQYTIMELENVKMDAIEQTRKHNEETKHLLNLLELAYKERDEAKNQLQNLINKLVPNSQFENPIFLTPKPNSTSITESNSLSDPYHHHNNHNHGDSFIDTVTSPDFSTIKMGFLNQTNVPGITTVDGLTKGKILPQKGKLLQSVMEAGPLLQTLLVAGPLPNWRNPPPPLQALKFPTVSANGGTKLASQDNPNRADMVQKRFNHCSPSVLNFVSSGFSGSQVLNTSGAVKRQKVTMT, encoded by the exons atggaagaattgGGTTCATCATGGAATTATCAAGag GATTTTGATGAACTGAACTTGAAGCTTCAATACACAATAATGGAGcttgaaaatgtcaaaatggaTGCAATTGAACAAACAAGGAAACACAATGAAGAAACAAAGCATTTGCTCAACCTTTTAGAACTTGCTTACAAAGAAAGAGATGAAGCCAAAAACCAATTACAAAATTTGATCAACAAATTAGTACCCAATTCTCAATTTGAAAACCCCATTTTTTTAACACCAAAACCCAACTCAACAAGCATCACTGAGTCAAACAGCTTATCAGACCCGTACCACCATCACAACAACCACAACCATGGCGATTCCTTCATTGACACAGTCACTTCACCTGATTTTTCAACCATTAAAATGGGTTTTTTGAACCAAACCAATGTGCCAGGTATTACCACCGTTGATGGCCTtacaaaaggtaaaattttgcCTCAAAAAGGTAAGCTTTTACAATCTGTAATGGAAGCTGGCCCTTTACTCCAAACACTACTTGTTGCTGGTCCTTTGCCTAATTGGAGGAACCCTCCTCCACCTTTACAAGCTCTGAAATTCCCTACTGTTTCAGCCAATGGTGGCACCAAGTTAGCATCACAAGACAATCCAAACAGAGCCGATATGGTTCAAAAAAGGTTTAACCATTGTTCACCATCTGTTTTAAACTTTGTAAGTTCAGGTTTTAGTGGTTCACAAGTGTTGAATACAAGTGGTGCTGTGAAGAGACAAAAGGTTACTATGACTTGA
- the LOC105782808 gene encoding pentatricopeptide repeat-containing protein At1g07740, mitochondrial translates to MIHSISKPINQIQRNRINHFVRIHEHSKDYHSFGAKRPKTKTNHENPQKSTQKRRPKRPPPFVAAMKGIHDPDEALSLFHEYYQMGYKHDYPSFSSLIYKLAKSRNFEAVETLLGVLQNLNIHCKETLFCALFQHYGKAHLSVKAVELFRKMPCFNCVCTVQSLNSVLNVLVDNNRFGDAKEIFDESKEMGFRPNSVTFNVMIKGLLNGAEFDEACNMFDEMLERNVEPSVVTYNSFISFLCNKGEVEKAKKLFEDMVKKGKYPNAVTYALLMEGLCSLGEYKEAKKLMFDMEYKGCKTKVINFGVLMSYLGKKGEIEEAKSLLSEMKKRRFKPDVVIYNILVNYLCKESKIEEAYKVLIEMQVKGCEPNAATYRMMVDGFCNVGNFEGALKVLNVMLKSRHCPRSETFCRLVAGLLRCGKVDGACFVLEEMEKRKISLDLEAWGDLIRDAYSGVGDTNELLTQIILGY, encoded by the coding sequence ATGATCCATTCCATATCGAAACCCATAAACCAAATACAACGAAATCGAATAAACCATTTCGTTAGAATCCACGAACATTCTAAAGATTACCATAGTTTTGGAGCTAAAAGACCAAAGACCAAAACAAACCATGAAAACCCTCAAAAAAGTACACAAAAAAGACGCCCAAAAAGGCCACCCCCTTTTGTTGCAGCTATGAAAGGCATACATGACCCAGATGAAGCTTTGTCGCTTTTCCATGAATATTATCAAATGGGTTATAAGCATGATTAcccttcattttcttctctaattTATAAGCTCGCAAAGTCTCGAAATTTCGAAGCTGTTGAAACCCTTCTTGGCGTATTACAAAATCTCAACATTCATTGTAAAGAAACCCTTTTTTGTGCTTTGTTTCAGCATTATGGAAAAGCCCATTTGAGTGTAAAAGCTGTTGAGCTTTTCCGTAAAATGCCTTGTTTTAACTGCGTTTGTACGGTTCAGTCTTTGAATTCGGTTCTTAATGTTCTCGTCGATAACAATAGGTTTGGTGATGCAAAGGAGATATTTGATGAGTCTAAAGAAATGGGTTTTCGTCCGAATTCCGTGACATTCAACGTGATGATCAAAGGGTTGTTGAACGGGGCAGAGTTTGATGAAGCATGCAATATGTTCGATGAAATGCTTGAAAGAAACGTGGAACCTAGTGTTGTTACTTATAATAGTTTTATAAGTTTTTTGTGTAATAAGGGTGAGGTGGAAAAGGCTAAAAAACTATTTGAAGATATGGTTAAGAAAGGGAAGTATCCAAATGCAGTGACTTACGCTTTGTTAATGGAAGGTTTGTGTTCTTTAGGTGAATATAAAGAAGCTAAAAAATTGATGTTTGATATGGAATATAAAGGTTGTAAAACGAAGGTTATTAACTTTGGTGTTTTGATGAGTTACCTTggaaaaaaaggggaaattgaGGAAGCTAAATCATTGCTTAGTGAAATGAAGAAAAGGAGGTTTAAACCCGATGTAGTGATTTATAACATATTGGTGAATTATCTTTGCAAAGAAAGCAAAATTGAAGAAGCTTATAAAGTTCTGATTGAAATGCAAGTTAAAGGTTGTGAGCCAAATGCAGCTACATATAGGATGATGGTTGATGGGTTTTGTAATGTTGGGAATTTTGAAGGTGCTTTGAAGGTTTTGAATGTGATGTTGAAGAGTCGGCATTGTCCACGGTCAGAAACTTTTTGCCGGTTGGTTGCGGGGTTATTACGGTGTGGGAAAGTTGATGGTGCTTGCTTTGTTTTGGAGGAgatggagaagagaaaaataagccTTGATTTGGAGGCTTGGGGAGATTTGATAAGGGATGCTTATAGTGGTGTTGGTGATACTAATGAACTCTTAACACAAATTATCTTGGGTTATTAG